From one Trifolium pratense cultivar HEN17-A07 linkage group LG1, ARS_RC_1.1, whole genome shotgun sequence genomic stretch:
- the LOC123891667 gene encoding proline-rich protein 2-like, giving the protein MSFLFLSLVVADLKFGMPPKGPVPPSGPSRGSSNSPPPPHHSANLNFGMLPKGPVPPSGPSGGISASPPPLHHPKNLYFGMLPKGPVPPSRPSGGISASPPPLHHPTNLNFGMLPKGSVPPSGPSGGISASPPPLHHPTNLYFGMLPKGPVPPSAPSKGSSDSPAPPSRV; this is encoded by the coding sequence atgtcttttttatttttgtctcttGTCGTGGCTGATTTGAAATTTGGAATGCCCCCAAAAGGGCCTGTTCCGCCTTCAGGACCTAGTAGAGGCTCTTCTAATTCTCCACCTCCACCACATCATTCcgcaaatttgaattttggaatGCTGCCAAAAGGGCCAGTTCCGCCATCGGGACCTAGCGGAGGAATTTCTGCCTCTCCACCTCCACTACATCAtccaaaaaatttatattttggaatgCTGCCAAAAGGGCCAGTTCCGCCATCAAGACCTAGCGGAGGAATTTCTGCCTCTCCACCTCCACTACACCATCCAACAAACTTGAATTTTGGAATGCTGCCAAAAGGGTCAGTTCCGCCATCAGGACCTAGCGGAGGAATTTCTGCCTCTCCACCTCCACTACATCATccaacaaatttatattttggaatgCTGCCAAAAGGCCCTGTTCCACCATCAGCACCGAGCAAAGGCTCTTCTGATTCTCCTGCTCCACCAAGTCGTGtttaa